From the genome of Carassius gibelio isolate Cgi1373 ecotype wild population from Czech Republic chromosome A16, carGib1.2-hapl.c, whole genome shotgun sequence, one region includes:
- the LOC128031112 gene encoding uncharacterized protein LOC128031112 gives MPLHKSSSRALRLDPTMISAPLGDFRHTMHIGRGGDAFGDTSFLSSHGPSSPNPKSAEPIVAATVEATDTQMNHNNEFEYTEDPGPNELRHSDSDSVSSFDLDLDLGPSILGDVLGVMDGLTMGSHKDNEEVFSSSKSTRDVMMSPRSAANELNDRMRMESITKEVNQQDEQLNEVNGMKSKGLRPKVHFSDKRDEIIGRQEIIEGLDVEVEEEMGLRPNKGMQDISGRTDYNTEPRQAEVVNQMEDNSPSLSSSVSSEYEGVSPLDRRREDQHLSETDSEEEGANGQQGYTFEDESDDEIGL, from the coding sequence ATGCCTCTCCACAAATCATCTTCTCGAGCACTTCGCCTGGACCCCACCATGATTTCCGCCCCCCTGGGTGATTTCCGTCACACCATGCACATTGGTCGAGGTGGAGATGCTTTTGGTGACACCTCCTTCCTGTCCAGCCATGGCCCCTCTAGTCCTAATCCCAAATCTGCGGAACCCATCGTGGCAGCCACTGTAGAGGCCACAGACACTCAGATGAACCATAACAATGAATTTGAATACACAGAAGATCCCGGTCCCAATGAGCTCCggcattcagattcagattcagtttCCTCCTTTGACCTTGACTTGGATTTAGGGCCTTCGATTTTGGGAGATGTTCTGGGAGTGATGGACGGGCTGACGATGGGTTCTCACAAAGACAATGAAGAGGTGTTTAGTTCCAGCAAGAGCACAAGAGATGTGATGATGTCACCAAGGAGTGCTGCCAATGAGTTGAACGACAGGATGAGAATGGAAAGTATTACCAAAGAGGTGAACCAACAAGATGAGCAGCTCAATGAGGTCAATGGCATGAAATCAAAAGGGCTCAGGCCCAAAGTGCACTTCAGCGACAAACGTGATGAGATCATTGGGCGACAGGAGATAATCGAAGGGCTAGATGTGGAAGTTGAAGAAGAAATGGGCTTGAGACCAAATAAGGGGATGCAAGACATTAGTGGCAGAACGGATTACAATACAGAGCCAAGACAAGCAGAGGTGGTTAATCAGATGGAGGACAACTCTCCAAGCCTCTCTTCCTCCGTGAGCTCAGAGTATGAGGGAGTCTCACCGCTGGACCGGAGGAGAGAAGACCAGCATCTTTCAGAAACCGATTCAGAGGAGGAGGGTGCCAACGGACAACAAGGGTACACTTTTGAGGACGAATCTGACGATGAGATTGGCCTATAA